The Saccharopolyspora gloriosae genome window below encodes:
- a CDS encoding FAD binding domain-containing protein: MRPFSYARATDVATASLAAQRPGAMLLGGGTNLVDLMKLDVLRPSALVDVTELGLDRIEHGADGGVRIGAGVRNSDLAGDVEIRRRFPLIAEAVLAGASGQVRSMATTAGNLVQRTRCRYFQDTTKPCNKREPGSGCPAIVGAHRDLAVIGTSDSCVASHPSDLAVALSALDAAVHVRRADGAEQRYPLDDFYRLPGTTPQRETVLEPGDLITAVSLPAPPEGARMRYRKVRDRASFAFAVVSVAVSLTSRADGSLIGLSAAFGGVAPKPWRARAVEPALRGRRPDAELLRAAGRAEFADARPLPRNEFKIDLAADVLAAVVADLGGGAAR; encoded by the coding sequence ATGAGGCCGTTCAGCTACGCCCGCGCCACCGACGTCGCCACCGCCTCCCTCGCCGCGCAACGACCCGGCGCGATGCTGCTCGGCGGCGGCACGAACCTCGTGGACCTGATGAAGCTCGACGTGCTGCGCCCGAGCGCGCTGGTCGACGTCACCGAGCTCGGCCTGGACCGCATCGAGCACGGGGCCGACGGCGGCGTGCGCATCGGAGCCGGGGTGCGCAACAGCGACCTGGCCGGGGACGTGGAGATCCGCCGGCGGTTCCCGCTGATCGCCGAGGCGGTGCTCGCGGGAGCCTCCGGCCAGGTGCGTTCGATGGCCACCACGGCGGGCAACCTGGTGCAGCGCACGAGGTGCCGGTACTTCCAGGACACCACCAAGCCCTGCAACAAGCGGGAACCGGGCTCGGGCTGCCCCGCGATCGTGGGCGCGCACCGCGACCTCGCGGTGATCGGCACCTCCGACTCGTGCGTGGCCTCGCACCCGTCGGACCTGGCGGTGGCGCTGTCCGCGCTGGACGCGGCGGTGCACGTGCGGCGCGCGGACGGCGCCGAGCAGCGCTACCCGCTCGACGACTTCTACCGGCTGCCCGGCACCACCCCGCAGCGGGAGACCGTGCTGGAACCGGGCGACCTGATCACCGCGGTGTCCCTGCCCGCCCCACCGGAGGGGGCGCGGATGCGGTACCGCAAGGTCCGGGACCGGGCGTCGTTCGCGTTCGCCGTGGTGTCGGTGGCCGTGTCGCTGACCTCGCGCGCCGATGGGTCGCTCATCGGGCTCAGCGCCGCTTTCGGGGGAGTGGCGCCGAAGCCGTGGCGGGCGCGGGCCGTCGAACCAGCGCTGCGGGGGCGGCGACCGGACGCGGAGCTGCTGCGCGCCGCTGGTCGCGCCGAGTTCGCCGACGCCCGGCCGCTGCCGCGCAACGAGTTCAAGATCGACCTGGCTGCCGACGTGCTCGCCGCCGTCGTCGCCGATCTCGGCGGAGGTGCCGCGCGATGA
- a CDS encoding GTP-binding protein, with protein sequence MAGRQIPVVLVAGFLGSGKTTLLNHLLATAGGTRIGVVVNDFGSINIDAMNVAGQVDSMVSLGNGCLCCAVDASGLDAMLARLAEPSAGIDVIVVECSGLADPRELIRMLLAGEDPNTGYGGLVEVVDAVEFDATRRRHPEFAAHLRYADAVVLNKVDRVSADELAALRATVDAEAPGAPVLEAVRGQVDPAFLFDHPERPADTGPRQLSFTDLLAEHDCSEHAHSAYQSVEFTSDRPLDPRALMGFLDDRPSGLYRMKGTVHFGIPGHRQKFLLHTVGNYVRFHRAPWSSGEAHRTALVLIGTDLDAADLRARLADCAAEAPEDADEYAMLPVLRFTA encoded by the coding sequence GTGGCAGGCAGGCAGATCCCGGTGGTGCTGGTCGCGGGCTTCCTCGGGTCGGGCAAGACGACGCTGCTCAACCACCTGCTCGCCACCGCGGGCGGCACCCGGATCGGCGTGGTCGTCAACGACTTCGGCAGCATCAACATCGACGCGATGAACGTGGCCGGCCAGGTCGACTCGATGGTGTCGCTGGGCAACGGCTGCCTGTGCTGCGCGGTCGACGCGAGCGGCCTGGACGCCATGCTGGCGCGGCTGGCGGAGCCGAGCGCGGGCATCGACGTGATCGTCGTGGAGTGCAGCGGTCTCGCCGATCCGCGCGAGCTGATCCGGATGCTGCTGGCCGGGGAGGACCCGAACACCGGCTACGGCGGGCTGGTGGAGGTGGTGGACGCCGTCGAGTTCGACGCCACCCGCCGGCGCCATCCGGAGTTCGCCGCGCACCTGCGCTACGCCGACGCGGTGGTGCTGAACAAGGTCGACCGCGTGTCGGCGGACGAGCTCGCCGCGCTGCGCGCGACGGTGGACGCCGAAGCGCCCGGCGCCCCGGTGCTGGAGGCGGTGCGCGGCCAGGTGGATCCGGCGTTCCTGTTCGACCATCCGGAACGGCCCGCCGACACCGGCCCGCGGCAACTGTCCTTCACGGACCTCCTCGCCGAGCACGACTGCTCCGAGCACGCGCATTCCGCCTACCAGAGCGTGGAATTCACCTCGGACCGGCCGCTGGACCCGCGGGCGTTGATGGGCTTCCTGGACGACCGGCCCAGCGGCCTCTACCGCATGAAAGGCACCGTCCACTTCGGAATTCCCGGGCACCGGCAGAAGTTCCTGCTCCACACCGTGGGCAACTACGTGCGATTCCACCGCGCGCCGTGGTCGAGCGGCGAAGCGCACCGCACGGCGCTGGTGCTGATCGGCACCGACCTGGACGCGGCCGACCTCCGCGCGCGCCTCGCGGACTGCGCCGCCGAGGCACCCGAGGACGCCGACGAGTACGCGATGCTGCCGGTCCTGCGCTTCACCGCCTGA
- a CDS encoding carbohydrate ABC transporter permease, whose product MSRAGAVLRWAALVVAAALFLLPFYLLIRNGLATREEITSPQWTFLPAELHWENVSALFAGTEVPFARSLLNSAVVAVLQTAGELLLCSAAGYGLARIPYRHSGKALGVVVATLLVPTSVTFVPSFVLVSSLGWLSDLRGLVVPGLFSALNTVLFRQFFLDFPGELEDAGRIDGLGRWGVFRRIVLPNSTGFLAAIAAITFIGSWNSFLWPLVIAQDSSSWTVQVALSGLLTAQNPQLNLLFAAAAISILPIVLLFVGLQRYLVRGVTETGVNG is encoded by the coding sequence GTGAGCCGCGCCGGGGCGGTGCTGCGGTGGGCGGCGCTGGTGGTCGCGGCGGCGCTGTTCCTGCTGCCGTTCTACCTGCTGATCCGCAACGGGCTCGCAACCCGCGAGGAGATCACCTCACCGCAGTGGACGTTCCTGCCCGCCGAGCTGCACTGGGAGAACGTCTCGGCGCTGTTCGCAGGCACCGAGGTGCCGTTCGCGCGCAGCCTGCTCAACTCGGCGGTCGTGGCCGTGCTGCAGACCGCGGGCGAGCTGCTGCTGTGCTCGGCCGCCGGATACGGGCTCGCGCGGATCCCGTACCGGCATTCCGGCAAGGCGCTCGGCGTGGTCGTGGCGACGCTGCTGGTGCCGACCTCGGTGACGTTCGTGCCGAGCTTCGTGCTCGTCTCCAGCCTCGGCTGGCTCTCCGACCTGCGCGGACTCGTCGTGCCCGGACTGTTCAGCGCGCTGAACACGGTGCTGTTCCGGCAGTTCTTCCTGGACTTCCCCGGCGAACTGGAGGACGCGGGCCGCATCGACGGGCTCGGGCGCTGGGGCGTGTTCCGGCGCATCGTGCTGCCGAACTCCACCGGGTTCCTCGCCGCCATCGCGGCGATCACGTTCATCGGGAGCTGGAACTCGTTCCTGTGGCCGCTGGTCATCGCTCAGGACTCCTCGTCGTGGACGGTGCAGGTGGCGCTGTCCGGGCTGCTCACCGCGCAGAACCCGCAGCTGAACCTGCTGTTCGCGGCGGCGGCGATCTCCATCCTGCCGATCGTGCTGCTGTTCGTCGGCCTGCAGCGGTACCTGGTGCGCGGCGTGACGGAGACCGGCGTCAACGGGTGA
- a CDS encoding MBL fold metallo-hydrolase gives MSESRVVQAAEGTYLVHGSSTNWVILVEDDSVTLIDGGYPDDADAVEASVREVGYRMRDVEAVLVTHAHVDHIGSLPHLTRKYGIPVHLDRVEVAHAKREYLQQCTPKQIVANAWRPGVLPWAAHVLRAGALKPCAIPSAEPFPREGALDLPGRPVPVPTHGHTSGHSSYHLPERGVLISGDTVITGHPTSRAKGPQMLLPMFHHDGARALQSLDSLEGLRADVLLPGHGPLRTGSLSKALGEARENAARHLR, from the coding sequence ATGAGCGAGAGCCGCGTCGTCCAGGCGGCCGAAGGTACGTACCTGGTCCACGGGAGCAGCACCAACTGGGTCATCCTCGTCGAAGACGATTCGGTGACGCTGATCGACGGCGGTTACCCCGACGACGCGGACGCCGTGGAGGCCTCGGTGCGCGAGGTCGGGTACCGGATGCGCGACGTGGAAGCCGTCCTGGTCACGCATGCGCACGTGGACCACATCGGGTCGCTGCCGCACCTGACGCGCAAGTACGGCATCCCCGTCCACCTGGACCGGGTCGAGGTGGCGCACGCGAAGCGCGAATACCTCCAGCAGTGCACCCCGAAGCAGATCGTCGCCAACGCGTGGCGTCCCGGAGTGCTGCCGTGGGCGGCGCACGTGCTGCGGGCCGGGGCGTTGAAGCCGTGCGCGATCCCGTCCGCCGAGCCCTTCCCCCGCGAAGGCGCGCTGGACCTGCCGGGCAGGCCGGTGCCGGTGCCCACCCACGGTCACACCTCCGGGCACAGCAGCTACCACCTGCCGGAGCGCGGGGTGCTGATCAGCGGCGACACGGTGATCACCGGGCATCCCACGTCGCGGGCCAAGGGGCCGCAGATGCTGCTGCCGATGTTCCACCACGACGGTGCTCGCGCCCTGCAGTCGCTGGACTCGCTGGAGGGCCTGCGCGCGGACGTGCTGCTGCCGGGCCACGGTCCGCTGCGCACCGGCTCGCTGAGCAAGGCACTGGGCGAGGCGAGGGAGAACGCCGCGCGCCACTTGCGGTGA
- a CDS encoding CPBP family intramembrane glutamic endopeptidase yields MLQEQQPPTTPMEAVPYHLLQRTSRHRWWRPLLGFVLLPVLAGAFALVVAGALIGLAALNGVEMDDFGFTDPTWEYGAMMLSVAALLPAVLVTARWVHGRPVGKLSSVDGRLRWRWMWRCAGWALLGYAAVLAFDLARGSTPDLAGWPGWPHYLLLALITLAVVPFQAAAEEYLCRGFLLQGFASWLRTPWPGAVLAALLFVVLHEYDDPLVIADLFVTAMAMSWLTIRTGGLEAAIALHVVNNVSAVLLDSTQGVPGLEQAGDFSAWQVLPITILTVLYTWWIDRLFRRSGLSRTFRRAESAE; encoded by the coding sequence ATGCTTCAAGAGCAGCAGCCGCCGACCACCCCGATGGAAGCCGTTCCGTACCACCTGTTGCAGCGCACCTCCCGGCACCGCTGGTGGCGCCCCCTGCTCGGGTTCGTGCTGCTCCCGGTGCTGGCCGGCGCCTTCGCGCTCGTGGTGGCCGGGGCGCTGATCGGGCTGGCCGCGTTGAACGGCGTCGAGATGGACGACTTCGGGTTCACCGACCCGACCTGGGAGTACGGGGCGATGATGCTGTCGGTCGCCGCGCTGCTGCCCGCGGTGCTGGTCACGGCTCGCTGGGTGCACGGCCGCCCGGTCGGCAAATTGTCCAGTGTGGACGGACGGTTGCGGTGGCGGTGGATGTGGCGCTGCGCGGGGTGGGCGCTGCTCGGGTACGCCGCCGTCCTCGCGTTCGACCTGGCGCGCGGCTCGACACCGGACCTGGCCGGGTGGCCCGGCTGGCCGCACTACCTGCTGCTCGCGCTGATCACGCTGGCGGTGGTGCCGTTCCAAGCCGCCGCCGAGGAGTACCTGTGCCGCGGATTCCTGCTGCAGGGCTTCGCTTCCTGGCTGCGCACCCCGTGGCCGGGCGCGGTGCTCGCGGCGCTGCTGTTCGTGGTCCTGCACGAGTACGACGACCCGCTGGTGATCGCCGACCTGTTCGTGACCGCGATGGCGATGAGCTGGCTGACGATCCGCACCGGTGGTTTGGAGGCCGCCATCGCGCTGCACGTGGTGAACAACGTCAGCGCCGTGCTGCTGGATTCGACGCAGGGCGTGCCGGGACTGGAGCAGGCGGGCGACTTCTCAGCATGGCAGGTGCTGCCGATCACGATCCTGACGGTGCTCTACACCTGGTGGATCGATCGCCTCTTCCGCCGCTCCGGCCTCTCCCGCACCTTCCGGCGAGCCGAATCCGCGGAGTGA
- a CDS encoding 2Fe-2S iron-sulfur cluster-binding protein, whose protein sequence is MTGDPTTTDLVLHVNGQALPMTVDNRVTLLDALREHAGLTGAKKGCDHGQCGACTVLVDGRRANGCLLLAVAAEGRAVTTVEGVGAARDDADPDFVEDLHPLQRAFLERDGFQCGYCTPGQICSAIGALTEADEGWPSHVTADVADGVADAAALDDAEVRERMSGNLCRCGAYAGIRAAVLDVAAQVEAHR, encoded by the coding sequence ATGACCGGCGATCCCACCACCACCGACCTGGTGCTCCACGTGAACGGGCAGGCCCTGCCCATGACCGTCGACAACCGGGTGACCCTGCTCGACGCGCTGCGGGAGCACGCGGGGCTGACCGGAGCGAAGAAGGGCTGCGACCACGGGCAGTGCGGTGCCTGCACGGTGCTAGTCGACGGCAGGCGGGCCAACGGCTGCCTGCTGTTGGCGGTGGCGGCCGAAGGCCGTGCGGTCACCACCGTCGAAGGCGTCGGCGCGGCGCGGGACGACGCAGACCCGGACTTCGTCGAAGACCTGCACCCGCTGCAGCGCGCGTTCCTGGAACGTGACGGTTTCCAATGCGGCTACTGCACTCCGGGGCAGATCTGCTCGGCGATCGGCGCGCTCACCGAAGCCGACGAGGGCTGGCCGAGCCACGTCACCGCCGACGTCGCCGACGGCGTCGCGGACGCGGCGGCCCTCGACGACGCCGAGGTGCGGGAGCGGATGAGCGGCAACCTGTGCCGCTGCGGTGCCTACGCGGGCATCCGCGCAGCCGTCCTCGACGTCGCCGCACAGGTGGAGGCGCACCGATGA
- a CDS encoding acetoin reductase: MAASATTPRVALVTGAGQGIGRSIALRLAADGLDVAVNDIPSNAEALRAVAAEIESAGHRATTVLADVSDPVAVDEMVEQVATDLGKLDVMIANAGIAHVKPLLEVTPDEFDHLMSINLRGVHLCYTAAAKRMIAQGGGGKIIGACSIVGYRPFPLLGPYSASKWAVRGLTQAAAMEWAQHGITVNAYCPGIVGTAMWDHIDEKLAENEGLRKGAAIDKYSELIHLGRVSVPEDVAKFVSYLASPDSDYMTGQSVMIDGGIQFS, translated from the coding sequence ATGGCCGCATCGGCAACGACGCCGCGGGTAGCGCTGGTCACCGGAGCAGGGCAAGGAATCGGCCGGAGCATCGCGCTGCGGCTCGCCGCCGACGGGCTGGACGTCGCGGTCAACGACATCCCGTCGAACGCGGAGGCGCTGCGGGCCGTCGCCGCCGAGATCGAGTCCGCCGGGCACCGGGCCACGACGGTGCTCGCCGACGTGTCCGACCCGGTGGCCGTGGACGAGATGGTCGAGCAGGTCGCGACGGACCTCGGCAAGCTGGACGTGATGATCGCGAACGCCGGGATCGCGCACGTCAAACCGCTGCTGGAGGTCACTCCGGACGAGTTCGACCACCTGATGTCGATCAACCTGCGCGGCGTGCACCTGTGCTACACCGCCGCCGCCAAGCGGATGATCGCCCAAGGCGGTGGCGGCAAGATCATCGGTGCGTGTTCGATCGTCGGGTACCGCCCCTTCCCGCTGCTGGGGCCGTACTCGGCGTCGAAGTGGGCGGTGCGGGGGCTCACCCAGGCGGCGGCGATGGAGTGGGCGCAGCACGGCATCACCGTCAACGCCTACTGCCCCGGCATCGTGGGCACCGCGATGTGGGACCACATCGATGAGAAGCTCGCGGAGAACGAGGGCCTGCGCAAGGGCGCGGCGATCGACAAGTACTCCGAGCTGATCCACCTCGGCCGGGTGTCGGTGCCCGAGGACGTGGCGAAGTTCGTCTCCTACCTCGCCTCGCCCGACTCCGACTACATGACCGGCCAGTCCGTGATGATCGACGGTGGCATCCAGTTCTCCTGA
- a CDS encoding xanthine dehydrogenase family protein molybdopterin-binding subunit, translating into MTTVERAAGAGLRRSEGRAKVTGQATYSSEWRMQDAAYAWPVTATIARGRIGAMDLGAALTVPGVLAAMEPGAAGRLVRGANPETWILQDHEVRFRGQIIGAVVATSAEAAREAASLVRVDYEQQPHQVLLDPDRELETTPTVNAGYPSTTDRGDVDAAWNSAPARIAATYSTPAEHTSSLEPYATIARWDGEELTLYNSDQGPAVSAPEFAALFGLPEGGVRVVAEHIGGGFGAKAFPRSVPVLAGLAAKLVRRPVKVVATRKQMFSLAGHRTPTVQHVRLAADTSGALTAVDHEAIMHTSRYGEFIEQTATVARVMYRTPNLRTAHRVQRVDLPTPGPMRAPGEMPGLFALESAMDELAHELDVDPIELRVRNEPDVEPDSGLPFSSRNLVSCLRDGARRFGWDGRDRTPGVRREGRWLLGTGVAASSFPAFALPSSATALAEQDGTFTVRIAAADIGTGARTALLQLAADELGVPPERVVVQVGRSAYGPAPFAGGSAGTASWSWAMIKTIRSLLADLDERGGVIPDGGLAATADTTEDIAGRSKLSRHAFGAQFAAVRVDADSGEARVDRLLGVFAAGRIVNPRTARSQLLGGMVMGLSIALLERGEIDPVHGAFVNDDLASYHVAANADVGAIEAHWIDEHDDELNPAGVKGIGEIGTTGTAAAIANAVHHATGTRHRHLPLTLDRLRNTS; encoded by the coding sequence ATGACCACGGTCGAACGAGCCGCTGGCGCAGGCCTGCGCCGCAGCGAAGGACGGGCGAAGGTCACCGGCCAGGCCACCTACTCGTCGGAGTGGCGAATGCAGGACGCCGCCTACGCCTGGCCCGTCACCGCCACCATCGCGCGCGGGCGCATCGGCGCGATGGACCTCGGCGCGGCGCTGACCGTGCCCGGAGTGCTGGCCGCAATGGAACCCGGAGCGGCGGGGCGCTTGGTGCGCGGGGCCAACCCGGAGACGTGGATCCTGCAGGACCACGAGGTGCGGTTCCGCGGCCAGATCATCGGCGCCGTCGTCGCCACCTCGGCGGAGGCGGCGCGGGAAGCGGCGTCGCTGGTGCGCGTCGACTACGAGCAGCAGCCGCACCAAGTGCTGCTGGACCCGGACCGGGAGCTGGAGACGACGCCGACGGTGAACGCCGGATACCCCTCCACCACCGACCGGGGCGACGTGGACGCGGCGTGGAACTCGGCGCCCGCCCGGATCGCCGCGACGTACTCGACGCCCGCCGAGCACACGAGCTCGCTGGAGCCCTACGCCACCATCGCGCGCTGGGACGGCGAGGAGCTGACGCTCTACAACTCCGATCAGGGGCCTGCCGTGTCGGCCCCGGAGTTCGCGGCGCTGTTCGGCCTGCCCGAGGGCGGGGTGCGGGTCGTCGCCGAGCACATCGGTGGCGGCTTCGGCGCGAAGGCGTTCCCCCGCTCCGTCCCGGTGCTGGCCGGGCTCGCCGCGAAACTGGTGCGGCGGCCGGTGAAAGTGGTCGCGACCCGCAAGCAGATGTTCAGCCTCGCCGGGCACCGCACCCCGACAGTGCAGCACGTGCGGCTCGCCGCCGACACCTCGGGGGCGCTCACCGCGGTGGACCACGAGGCGATCATGCACACCTCGCGCTACGGGGAGTTCATCGAGCAGACCGCCACCGTGGCCCGGGTGATGTACCGGACGCCGAACCTGCGCACCGCGCACCGCGTGCAGCGGGTGGACCTGCCGACACCCGGCCCGATGCGGGCTCCGGGGGAGATGCCGGGCCTGTTCGCGCTCGAATCCGCGATGGACGAGCTGGCGCACGAGCTGGACGTGGACCCGATCGAGCTGCGGGTGCGCAACGAACCGGACGTGGAACCCGACTCGGGACTGCCGTTCAGCAGCCGCAACCTGGTGAGCTGCCTGCGCGACGGCGCGCGGCGCTTCGGCTGGGACGGCCGGGACCGGACACCCGGCGTGCGCCGGGAGGGGCGCTGGCTGCTCGGCACCGGAGTGGCGGCGTCCAGCTTCCCCGCGTTCGCGCTGCCCTCGTCGGCGACGGCGTTGGCCGAGCAGGACGGCACGTTCACCGTGCGGATCGCCGCGGCGGACATCGGGACCGGCGCGCGCACCGCGCTGCTGCAGCTGGCCGCCGACGAGCTCGGCGTGCCACCCGAGCGCGTGGTGGTGCAGGTGGGGCGCAGTGCGTACGGACCGGCGCCGTTCGCGGGCGGATCGGCGGGCACCGCCTCCTGGAGCTGGGCGATGATCAAGACGATCCGATCGCTGCTCGCGGACCTCGACGAGCGCGGCGGCGTCATCCCTGACGGCGGGCTCGCGGCCACCGCGGACACCACCGAGGACATCGCAGGCAGGTCGAAGCTGTCCCGGCACGCGTTCGGCGCTCAGTTCGCCGCGGTGCGCGTGGACGCCGACAGCGGTGAGGCGCGGGTGGACCGGCTGCTGGGCGTGTTCGCCGCCGGGCGCATCGTCAACCCCCGGACCGCGCGGTCGCAGCTGCTGGGCGGCATGGTGATGGGCCTGTCGATCGCACTGCTCGAACGGGGCGAGATCGACCCGGTGCACGGCGCTTTCGTCAACGACGACCTGGCGAGCTACCACGTCGCGGCGAACGCCGACGTCGGCGCGATCGAAGCGCACTGGATCGACGAGCACGACGACGAGCTGAATCCGGCCGGGGTGAAGGGGATCGGCGAGATCGGCACCACCGGAACGGCCGCCGCCATCGCCAACGCCGTCCACCACGCCACCGGCACCCGGCACCGCCACCTCCCGCTGACGCTCGACCGCCTCCGCAACACCTCCTGA
- a CDS encoding histidine kinase, with translation MAAEADEIRAAVRAAPRRTVVLESVCFVLLLADGPFSAAVVRFDPPPLPVTLLSALFAAVLVLARRRWPVGALVMSPLLVTGGAVIAGLIASMIVAFTAARRVRWDRRLWSAVLFAVVARAVLSTLVESPAATPGELAGLHVTVLAVELVLPMIAGALLGERQPLVRLLRERNDYLEQARHLTAEQARSAERTSIAGEMHDMLGHRLSLLSLHAGALELSAAKETPKLGDQATFVRTTAGEALTELREILGVLRSGTDEPHHALDERSGRRGDVEHLVAESRAAGLPVSLDWRGADLDEADPRTRHAVHRIVREGLTNAHKHAPGASTVVEVTASDPIQVRVENGPGEGANRHAPGLRSGLAGLEERARMLGGALAGAAAPGGGFALTAELPARPPVSAPRQDTGPVREPPPVLDADVLTLPRAVGAGCLLVFLGLLMLLAVAVLVAAAFYG, from the coding sequence GTGGCCGCTGAGGCGGACGAGATCCGCGCCGCCGTGCGCGCCGCGCCCCGCCGCACGGTGGTGCTGGAGTCGGTGTGCTTCGTGCTGCTGCTGGCGGACGGGCCGTTCAGCGCGGCCGTGGTGCGGTTCGATCCGCCGCCGCTGCCCGTCACCCTGCTCAGCGCGCTGTTCGCCGCCGTGCTCGTGCTCGCGCGCAGGAGGTGGCCGGTCGGCGCGCTGGTGATGAGTCCCCTGCTGGTCACGGGTGGTGCCGTGATCGCCGGGTTGATCGCGTCGATGATCGTCGCGTTCACCGCGGCCAGGCGGGTGCGGTGGGACCGGCGGCTGTGGTCCGCGGTGCTGTTCGCGGTCGTGGCGCGGGCGGTGCTCTCGACGCTGGTCGAATCCCCCGCCGCGACGCCGGGCGAGCTGGCCGGGCTGCACGTGACGGTGCTCGCGGTCGAGCTGGTGCTGCCGATGATCGCGGGGGCCCTGCTCGGGGAGCGGCAGCCGCTGGTGCGACTGCTGCGGGAGCGCAACGACTACCTGGAGCAGGCCCGCCACCTCACCGCCGAGCAGGCCCGTTCCGCGGAGCGGACGAGCATCGCGGGCGAGATGCACGACATGCTCGGCCACCGGCTCTCGCTGCTGTCGTTGCACGCCGGGGCGTTGGAGCTGTCCGCGGCGAAGGAGACGCCGAAGCTCGGCGACCAGGCGACGTTCGTGCGCACCACCGCGGGGGAGGCGCTCACCGAACTCCGCGAGATCCTCGGCGTCCTGCGGTCCGGAACGGACGAGCCGCACCACGCGCTCGACGAGCGCAGCGGCCGTCGCGGCGACGTCGAACACCTCGTCGCGGAGTCGCGGGCCGCGGGGCTGCCCGTGTCGCTGGACTGGCGCGGCGCGGACCTCGACGAAGCGGACCCGCGGACTCGGCACGCCGTGCACCGCATCGTGCGGGAAGGGCTCACCAACGCGCACAAGCACGCGCCGGGAGCGTCCACCGTGGTCGAGGTGACCGCGTCGGACCCGATCCAGGTCCGCGTCGAGAACGGTCCGGGCGAGGGCGCGAACCGGCACGCGCCCGGACTGCGCAGCGGCCTCGCCGGGTTGGAGGAACGCGCCAGGATGCTCGGCGGTGCGCTCGCGGGTGCCGCCGCACCGGGCGGCGGGTTCGCGCTCACGGCGGAATTGCCCGCGCGGCCACCGGTGTCCGCGCCGCGGCAGGACACCGGGCCGGTGCGGGAGCCGCCGCCGGTGCTCGACGCCGACGTGCTGACGTTGCCGCGCGCCGTCGGCGCCGGATGCCTGCTGGTGTTCCTGGGGCTGCTGATGTTGCTGGCGGTGGCGGTCCTGGTGGCCGCCGCCTTCTACGGGTGA
- a CDS encoding response regulator yields the protein MIRVLIADDEALMRTGIRLILDNADDVEVVAEAADGPAALHACRNQEIDVALLDVQMPGGDGITAVAGIAREAPRTRSIVLTAFGDDRNVARALRAGAGGFLLKDTGPAELIRAVRQVSDGEPILAPQITRSLIERHLLSPDAAEPARRRLAALTEAETDVLRQVGAGSSNAEIAQHLHMAVGTVKAHLSRLLAKLDCTNRVQAAILAHDAGLLDT from the coding sequence ATGATCAGGGTGCTCATCGCGGACGACGAGGCCTTGATGCGCACCGGCATCCGGCTGATCCTGGACAACGCCGACGACGTCGAAGTGGTCGCGGAGGCCGCCGACGGGCCCGCCGCGCTGCACGCCTGCCGCAACCAGGAGATCGACGTGGCCCTGCTGGACGTGCAGATGCCCGGTGGCGACGGCATCACCGCCGTGGCGGGGATCGCGCGGGAGGCGCCGCGCACCCGCAGCATCGTGCTCACCGCGTTCGGCGACGATCGCAACGTCGCTCGGGCGCTGCGTGCCGGGGCGGGCGGTTTCCTGCTCAAGGACACCGGGCCCGCCGAGTTGATCCGGGCGGTGCGCCAAGTCTCCGACGGCGAACCGATCCTCGCGCCGCAGATCACCCGGAGCCTCATCGAACGCCACCTGCTCTCGCCGGACGCCGCCGAACCGGCCCGGCGGCGGCTCGCCGCGCTCACCGAAGCGGAGACCGATGTGCTGCGGCAGGTCGGCGCCGGGTCGTCGAACGCGGAGATCGCGCAGCACCTGCACATGGCGGTCGGCACGGTGAAGGCCCACCTGAGCCGGCTGCTCGCGAAGCTGGACTGCACGAACCGCGTCCAAGCGGCCATCCTCGCCCACGACGCGGGCCTGCTCGACACCTGA